In Tachysurus fulvidraco isolate hzauxx_2018 chromosome 3, HZAU_PFXX_2.0, whole genome shotgun sequence, a single window of DNA contains:
- the LOC113652810 gene encoding fibronectin-like isoform X3 gives MSFRKMTELLLVYFSVALHLWSFSSLASPPKVIGVTVKARSETLLTLEWTKVNNYNYILGYSNGTETPLTVSAHGSVLRYTVSSLSPGTKYAFVLYAVFKGVKQRAFNFTAVTSPSNVASVSVKARSETAITFEWSKVNNNNKYIYMIRQSNRSEAYVPMYWGGSTATYTVSFLSPGTKYNFTLYTVFGGEKSSGYNFSAATMPVNVARVNVTQQSADQLELSWNEIRSNNLSYILRDGSKTETVISALGNGSVMTHTVSSLAPGTRYNLTLYTVFNGIRSRGLTFTSVTASLTVTGLRCERLSGGTSLALVWDAPSGQWTGVEVQMKGRNPQYVNGTRLELQNLYPAFWYHVMLKLYSGDVKSAPVSISCQTDPRGVIAGVVLVLLFVLFVICLVVVSRRKSNLQRRRRKTHSDLQTDPTSVRGAEEGVCNVPDLSSDGKKRFGQRLSKKKKVKPIQENPYLPPDSDAHR, from the exons CTCCTCCTAAAGTCATTGGTGTCACAGTAAAAGCTCGATCTGAGACCCTGCTAACCTTGGAGTGGACTAAAGTGAACAATTACAACTACATATTGGGATACAGTAATGGAACAGAAACTCCTCTTACTGTATCTGCTCATGGGTCTGTGTTAAGATATACGgtctcctctctgtctcctgGGACCAAGTATGCCTTTGTTTTGTATGCTGTGTTTAAAGGAGTAAAGCAAAGAGCTTTCAACTTTACTGCTGTTACCA gtcctTCTAATGTCGCCAGTGTGTCTGTAAAGGCTCGTTCTGAGACTGCAATAACATTTGAGTGGAGTAAAgtgaacaacaataataaatacatttacatgatTAGGCAAAGCAACAGGTCTGAAGCATACGTTCCCATGTATTGGGGAGGATCTACAGCAACATACACCGTATCCTTTTTAAGTCCTGGAACCAAATataactttacactttacacagtATTTGGTGGAGAAAAGAGCAGTGGCTACAACTTCTCAGCAGCAACCA TGCCTGTGAATGTGGCGAGAGTTAACGTAACACAGCAATCTGCAGATCAGTTAGAACTGTCTTGGAATGAAATAAGAAGCAATAATCTCAGCTACATCCTGAGAGACGGCAGCAAGACTGAGACCGTAATCTCTGCGTTAGGGAACGGCTCTGTGATGACGCATACGGTCTCATCACTCGCTCCTGGGACCAGATACAACTTAACGCTCTATACAGTGTTCAATGGCATCAGGAGTAGAGGCCTGACCTTCACTTCAGTCACAg catctcTTACTGTGACTGGTCTGCGCTGTGAGCGTCTGTCTGGAGGAACTTCTTTGGCTTTAGTTTGGGATGCTCCCTCTGGACAATGGACAGGAGTAGAAGTGCAGATGAAGGGAAGAAACCCTCAATATGTAAATGGAACAAGACTTGAACTCCAAAATCTTTATCCTGCCTTTTGGTACCACGTGATGCTGAAATTATATTCAGGAGATGTAAAGAGTGCTCCAGTTTCTATCAGCTGTCAGACGGATCCAAGAG GAGTGATCGCAGGAGTCGTGTTGGTTCTTCTTTTTGTGCTCTTCGTTATTTGTCTTGTAGTTGTGAGTCGTAGGAAGTCAAACCTCCAAAG aCGACGTAGAAAAACTCATTCGGACTTGCAAACCGATCCGACGTCAGTTCGAGGAGCAGAGGAAGGTGTGTGTAATGTTCCTGATCTGTCATCTGATGGCAAGAAGCGCTTTGGCCAGAGACTgagtaagaaaaagaaagttaaaCCTATACAAGAAAACCCGTATTTACCTCCTGACTCAGACGCTCACAGGTAG
- the LOC113652810 gene encoding fibronectin-like isoform X2, translating to MKELLFVMSFRKMTELLLVYFSVALHLWSFSSLASPPKVIGVTVKARSETLLTLEWTKVNNYNYILGYSNGTETPLTVSAHGSVLRYTVSSLSPGTKYAFVLYAVFKGVKQRAFNFTAVTSPSNVASVSVKARSETAITFEWSKVNNNNKYIYMIRQSNRSEAYVPMYWGGSTATYTVSFLSPGTKYNFTLYTVFGGEKSSGYNFSAATMPVNVARVNVTQQSADQLELSWNEIRSNNLSYILRDGSKTETVISALGNGSVMTHTVSSLAPGTRYNLTLYTVFNGIRSRGLTFTSVTASLTVTGLRCERLSGGTSLALVWDAPSGQWTGVEVQMKGRNPQYVNGTRLELQNLYPAFWYHVMLKLYSGDVKSAPVSISCQTDPRGVIAGVVLVLLFVLFVICLVVVSRRKSNLQRRRRKTHSDLQTDPTSVRGAEEGVCNVPDLSSDGKKRFGQRLSKKKKVKPIQENPYLPPDSDAHR from the exons CTCCTCCTAAAGTCATTGGTGTCACAGTAAAAGCTCGATCTGAGACCCTGCTAACCTTGGAGTGGACTAAAGTGAACAATTACAACTACATATTGGGATACAGTAATGGAACAGAAACTCCTCTTACTGTATCTGCTCATGGGTCTGTGTTAAGATATACGgtctcctctctgtctcctgGGACCAAGTATGCCTTTGTTTTGTATGCTGTGTTTAAAGGAGTAAAGCAAAGAGCTTTCAACTTTACTGCTGTTACCA gtcctTCTAATGTCGCCAGTGTGTCTGTAAAGGCTCGTTCTGAGACTGCAATAACATTTGAGTGGAGTAAAgtgaacaacaataataaatacatttacatgatTAGGCAAAGCAACAGGTCTGAAGCATACGTTCCCATGTATTGGGGAGGATCTACAGCAACATACACCGTATCCTTTTTAAGTCCTGGAACCAAATataactttacactttacacagtATTTGGTGGAGAAAAGAGCAGTGGCTACAACTTCTCAGCAGCAACCA TGCCTGTGAATGTGGCGAGAGTTAACGTAACACAGCAATCTGCAGATCAGTTAGAACTGTCTTGGAATGAAATAAGAAGCAATAATCTCAGCTACATCCTGAGAGACGGCAGCAAGACTGAGACCGTAATCTCTGCGTTAGGGAACGGCTCTGTGATGACGCATACGGTCTCATCACTCGCTCCTGGGACCAGATACAACTTAACGCTCTATACAGTGTTCAATGGCATCAGGAGTAGAGGCCTGACCTTCACTTCAGTCACAg catctcTTACTGTGACTGGTCTGCGCTGTGAGCGTCTGTCTGGAGGAACTTCTTTGGCTTTAGTTTGGGATGCTCCCTCTGGACAATGGACAGGAGTAGAAGTGCAGATGAAGGGAAGAAACCCTCAATATGTAAATGGAACAAGACTTGAACTCCAAAATCTTTATCCTGCCTTTTGGTACCACGTGATGCTGAAATTATATTCAGGAGATGTAAAGAGTGCTCCAGTTTCTATCAGCTGTCAGACGGATCCAAGAG GAGTGATCGCAGGAGTCGTGTTGGTTCTTCTTTTTGTGCTCTTCGTTATTTGTCTTGTAGTTGTGAGTCGTAGGAAGTCAAACCTCCAAAG aCGACGTAGAAAAACTCATTCGGACTTGCAAACCGATCCGACGTCAGTTCGAGGAGCAGAGGAAGGTGTGTGTAATGTTCCTGATCTGTCATCTGATGGCAAGAAGCGCTTTGGCCAGAGACTgagtaagaaaaagaaagttaaaCCTATACAAGAAAACCCGTATTTACCTCCTGACTCAGACGCTCACAGGTAG
- the LOC113652810 gene encoding fibronectin-like isoform X1, whose protein sequence is MSVNLTIDCCAGASVCNELQENDGAAVGLFLCGSSSVAPPKVIGVTVKARSETLLTLEWTKVNNYNYILGYSNGTETPLTVSAHGSVLRYTVSSLSPGTKYAFVLYAVFKGVKQRAFNFTAVTSPSNVASVSVKARSETAITFEWSKVNNNNKYIYMIRQSNRSEAYVPMYWGGSTATYTVSFLSPGTKYNFTLYTVFGGEKSSGYNFSAATMPVNVARVNVTQQSADQLELSWNEIRSNNLSYILRDGSKTETVISALGNGSVMTHTVSSLAPGTRYNLTLYTVFNGIRSRGLTFTSVTASLTVTGLRCERLSGGTSLALVWDAPSGQWTGVEVQMKGRNPQYVNGTRLELQNLYPAFWYHVMLKLYSGDVKSAPVSISCQTDPRGVIAGVVLVLLFVLFVICLVVVSRRKSNLQRRRRKTHSDLQTDPTSVRGAEEGVCNVPDLSSDGKKRFGQRLSKKKKVKPIQENPYLPPDSDAHR, encoded by the exons CTCCTCCTAAAGTCATTGGTGTCACAGTAAAAGCTCGATCTGAGACCCTGCTAACCTTGGAGTGGACTAAAGTGAACAATTACAACTACATATTGGGATACAGTAATGGAACAGAAACTCCTCTTACTGTATCTGCTCATGGGTCTGTGTTAAGATATACGgtctcctctctgtctcctgGGACCAAGTATGCCTTTGTTTTGTATGCTGTGTTTAAAGGAGTAAAGCAAAGAGCTTTCAACTTTACTGCTGTTACCA gtcctTCTAATGTCGCCAGTGTGTCTGTAAAGGCTCGTTCTGAGACTGCAATAACATTTGAGTGGAGTAAAgtgaacaacaataataaatacatttacatgatTAGGCAAAGCAACAGGTCTGAAGCATACGTTCCCATGTATTGGGGAGGATCTACAGCAACATACACCGTATCCTTTTTAAGTCCTGGAACCAAATataactttacactttacacagtATTTGGTGGAGAAAAGAGCAGTGGCTACAACTTCTCAGCAGCAACCA TGCCTGTGAATGTGGCGAGAGTTAACGTAACACAGCAATCTGCAGATCAGTTAGAACTGTCTTGGAATGAAATAAGAAGCAATAATCTCAGCTACATCCTGAGAGACGGCAGCAAGACTGAGACCGTAATCTCTGCGTTAGGGAACGGCTCTGTGATGACGCATACGGTCTCATCACTCGCTCCTGGGACCAGATACAACTTAACGCTCTATACAGTGTTCAATGGCATCAGGAGTAGAGGCCTGACCTTCACTTCAGTCACAg catctcTTACTGTGACTGGTCTGCGCTGTGAGCGTCTGTCTGGAGGAACTTCTTTGGCTTTAGTTTGGGATGCTCCCTCTGGACAATGGACAGGAGTAGAAGTGCAGATGAAGGGAAGAAACCCTCAATATGTAAATGGAACAAGACTTGAACTCCAAAATCTTTATCCTGCCTTTTGGTACCACGTGATGCTGAAATTATATTCAGGAGATGTAAAGAGTGCTCCAGTTTCTATCAGCTGTCAGACGGATCCAAGAG GAGTGATCGCAGGAGTCGTGTTGGTTCTTCTTTTTGTGCTCTTCGTTATTTGTCTTGTAGTTGTGAGTCGTAGGAAGTCAAACCTCCAAAG aCGACGTAGAAAAACTCATTCGGACTTGCAAACCGATCCGACGTCAGTTCGAGGAGCAGAGGAAGGTGTGTGTAATGTTCCTGATCTGTCATCTGATGGCAAGAAGCGCTTTGGCCAGAGACTgagtaagaaaaagaaagttaaaCCTATACAAGAAAACCCGTATTTACCTCCTGACTCAGACGCTCACAGGTAG
- the LOC113652810 gene encoding receptor-type tyrosine-protein phosphatase eta-like isoform X4 yields MSVNLTIDCCAGASVCNELQENDGAAVGLFLCGSSSVAPPKVIGVTVKARSETLLTLEWTKVNNYNYILGYSNGTETPLTVSAHGSVLRYTVSSLSPGTKYAFVLYAVFKGVKQRAFNFTAVTSPSNVASVSVKARSETAITFEWSKVNNNNKYIYMIRQSNRSEAYVPMYWGGSTATYTVSFLSPGTKYNFTLYTVFGGEKSSGYNFSAATMPVNVARVNVTQQSADQLELSWNEIRSNNLSYILRDGSKTETVISALGNGSVMTHTVSSLAPGTRYNLTLYTVFNGIRSRGLTFTSVTASLTVTGLRCERLSGGTSLALVWDAPSGQWTGVEVQMKGRNPQYVNGTRLELQNLYPAFWYHVMLKLYSGDVKSAPVSISCQTDPRGVIAGVVLVLLFVLFVICLVVTT; encoded by the exons CTCCTCCTAAAGTCATTGGTGTCACAGTAAAAGCTCGATCTGAGACCCTGCTAACCTTGGAGTGGACTAAAGTGAACAATTACAACTACATATTGGGATACAGTAATGGAACAGAAACTCCTCTTACTGTATCTGCTCATGGGTCTGTGTTAAGATATACGgtctcctctctgtctcctgGGACCAAGTATGCCTTTGTTTTGTATGCTGTGTTTAAAGGAGTAAAGCAAAGAGCTTTCAACTTTACTGCTGTTACCA gtcctTCTAATGTCGCCAGTGTGTCTGTAAAGGCTCGTTCTGAGACTGCAATAACATTTGAGTGGAGTAAAgtgaacaacaataataaatacatttacatgatTAGGCAAAGCAACAGGTCTGAAGCATACGTTCCCATGTATTGGGGAGGATCTACAGCAACATACACCGTATCCTTTTTAAGTCCTGGAACCAAATataactttacactttacacagtATTTGGTGGAGAAAAGAGCAGTGGCTACAACTTCTCAGCAGCAACCA TGCCTGTGAATGTGGCGAGAGTTAACGTAACACAGCAATCTGCAGATCAGTTAGAACTGTCTTGGAATGAAATAAGAAGCAATAATCTCAGCTACATCCTGAGAGACGGCAGCAAGACTGAGACCGTAATCTCTGCGTTAGGGAACGGCTCTGTGATGACGCATACGGTCTCATCACTCGCTCCTGGGACCAGATACAACTTAACGCTCTATACAGTGTTCAATGGCATCAGGAGTAGAGGCCTGACCTTCACTTCAGTCACAg catctcTTACTGTGACTGGTCTGCGCTGTGAGCGTCTGTCTGGAGGAACTTCTTTGGCTTTAGTTTGGGATGCTCCCTCTGGACAATGGACAGGAGTAGAAGTGCAGATGAAGGGAAGAAACCCTCAATATGTAAATGGAACAAGACTTGAACTCCAAAATCTTTATCCTGCCTTTTGGTACCACGTGATGCTGAAATTATATTCAGGAGATGTAAAGAGTGCTCCAGTTTCTATCAGCTGTCAGACGGATCCAAGAG GAGTGATCGCAGGAGTCGTGTTGGTTCTTCTTTTTGTGCTCTTCGTTATTTGTCTTGTAGTT aCGACGTAG